In Gadus chalcogrammus isolate NIFS_2021 chromosome 1, NIFS_Gcha_1.0, whole genome shotgun sequence, the sequence AGGAAAGTTCTCTTGAAGCATCAGTCTAGCCAAACCTTTCTTTAACTCTGCGCTAACATGTTAGAAAGGATTTACACACATACTTTGAGTCTGAGAAGAACCCAGAGAAGCGCTGGGGCCTGCTGAGGGGCTGCGCAACAACCAAACAGGTCAGTAGTCAGGATCACATCAAAAGATCTCCATTATAAAACTGTACACAAACAGTCGCAGTTTAATATGCCATTGTCCTATTTGCTTTCCCAGGGCACCCTGAAGAAGGGCCAGCACTTTGAGAAAGAGATCATGCTGCAGTACTGCTACCCTCGGCTCGATGTGAATGTCAGCAAAGGGGTTAACCATTTGTTGAAGAGCCCCTTCAGTGTTCATCCCAAAACGGGTAAGGAAAGATGTTGTAGAGTGGCCCGACACAAGATAGAGTTGTGCAATGAAGTTGCTTTGACCAATAATAACGTGTGGTCTCTCTACTGTGACTAGGGCGCATCTCCGTTCCCATTGACCTTAGGCAATTGGATAAGTTTGATCCGTTTGATGTACCCACAATCAGGTAGGCATTCTTCACCTTTGTCTTCAAAATGACAATTCTTCAGACTTTTCTTGGTAGAGTTTACATATGTACAGTATTAATATCTGCAGACTGTAGACATTTCTTTCGGATTATTCAACCAAACCAAggcaatttgtatttttttgtttacttaATCCGTCTTCATTTTATTACGATTCATGTATGAACCAAATATTACATTTCTGAGCCATTAAGAAGCAATTTTTTGGTATTGGTACTTAATACACTAATTAAACAATTACTTGAATACCAACTACATTAACTGCGGAATCCACTTATCATTGCAGCACAAATGCATTTAAACATTGGCATTTTCATTGTTTTACTTTTAACTCATTAACACAGATTCACATTCCTCAAATGTATTTCTGACATTGCTGAAAGCTGATCTATTGATACTACGTCTTTATTTTTAAACGTCACGCTAGTCTTATTTGCGCGGAACTGGATCGAcccagggtgggggaggaggaagagcaggtgcCTAAGGAGAAGGACAGTGATATAGATGCAGCGGAGAGACGAAGGATTAGAGGTACAATACAGCATGTTCTACATTTTCTTTGGAATGATTCATGAACACACAAATTGATTTGCTATTATCACTGAATAATTCTAAACAGATTACAAACGGACGAGCCTAGCAAAATACGTGAAGGTTTTGGATCAGTTCCTGGACGGAGTGGCCCTGTCCAACAGAGGAGAACTGCTGAAGAAGAGTGGTGGGTTTGAGACCAAGATGGTGTCGGCACCTGAAGCAAGAGTTATTTTGCATGATGGCGATTTTCTTGtttttcattgttgttttttattctgcaGATCTTCAAAAGGATTTCTGATTGACCCTCACCCATCCGCGTCACCAATAAAATTCCATGCATCTTGTTGTATAGATCATATTTGTTATAAATTGTTTTGTTGCTTTTTTCTACCACATAAATACTGAATACACGTCCTGTATCattgttgttcttgttttacTTGTGGATGGTTTTACGGACATGTGTTTATACACAGCATTCTaacattgcattttttttaaatgtggtaCTGGAACACTTAAATGAAATCCTACATACagtaaaccaaaaaaatatcatTGTATTGACAAGATCTCTTAGTTGAAACCTTGTTTAAACAGCTCTTTATCATGCGGTATTGGACGACTACAACAACTCAACCTAGTATCCTCAAAGCATGTTAATGTTCTGTCTTGGAAATATTAATCGTAGCTATAATATCAAATGATATATAAATTACAGTAACCTTGTTTTTGTAATTACTAGTCAATTGATAAGTCATGTGTATGCATTCTCCCTGAACCTAGAGATACCTCCCTTCCTCTAATTGAAAGGTATTCAGGTGGTTTGCATTAGCATTGCCACTGTAGCCACAAAGTCTAATACTGGGGCATGCCAATCTACTGACTTATTTTGTTAAGATTCTTTTAACTGTCTTGCTGACATGACTGTCCACTTCCCCCATAGTGTATTACAAATTAACTTTTAATCTCGCCTGCCACGGCTGAATTCAGCCATCACCAATCCTAAACTCTTCACGATGgtcactctccccctcacctttgTTTTGTTACTGCCCACGATGTTTTGTTACTGCCCACAATGAATCATGCACATCCATTGTCTCATTGAATAAATGCTTGGTCAATTGCTGCCTGTATTTTCCCTTGATCATGCTGTAAAATCCAATTATTTAGCTGTCAAGTGTCCTAAAATAAGTTTTAAGTACACAACTCTAACTACTATCATCCAACCATCCAACAAACATCTGGTGCATTATGAACTCATTCTGAAATAATTAAGCTATCGCTCTTTGCaacattcaaaataaaacatttatattttccaTCAGGAAGCTGGGGGCCTGTATGGATGTAGTTGGATTTTATTTCGTTTCAAGattatgtttatttgtattttagttATCAAACAACTTTATTATACATTTCTCTAATATCCTTGTCATGTGTATTTGTTGGATTCAGTATGTGTAGCTGAGTCGTATTAActtaaaattatttaaaaaaaataggttAACCAAAAAAAGTCACATTACAAGACAGGACATTACCGCCCTTGAAGGGTATCGCTTGGCGATGATAGATTTAAGTAGAATACcgaataaattgaaaataactggaagtaatcacaaaaaaatatttcgaaatgtaatgaaattgaattgaaatcaaAGTTAATTCAAGGTTATCTTCTAAACATAATCACAACAAATGGCATACCTTTAATACAAGCTTTCAATGTGCACAAGAATTTCACCCGGAATAAGATTGAACTGCTAAACCGGATATTACGGCGAGCGAGGGGTCAACAGTTCTCTCTCACAGCCATCTTGGATATACCATCTGAGTCGGTAAGTGTCTCTGACAacaatctaatctaatctggtTGTTTAATACATGTTTATGTTTTTCTGATATACGTAACATCTCTCTAATAAATAAAGGCTACCTTCCCATgtagttatttttgttttccaAGTCACCCATAGTCGGATAGGCTTGTTGTATCGCCGACCATTGGCCCAAAATGGGGGAACATGACTTGAGTTTCCTAGGCATGGAGCCTTGTTCATGACAAACGTTAAGCTTGACCACTACTTACGTTTAATACACGACTGTAGTGTTTAGAAGTCAGTATGTATAATTATGTATTCTCGCTTTAAAATCAGAGGGTAAAAGAGGATCTCAATGCAAGCGAATCTCGCCTCTAGATAACATCTCCGGAGAAGCTAGCGTTCGGTAGGGAACTACAATGAGCTGAAGCATGTGCATTAACTTACATTTTTGGCCTGGCCAACCTTTTACGCAAAACTAAATATCAATCCTACTAGTGAATTGTTCTGCCTATTTTCAAGCAAGTGACATCGTGTATTTCATTGAGTGTAACTCTGCCCTATCAGCTACCATGCCAGGCGAAGCAACAGAAACGGTCCCAGTCACCGAGCAGGAGATGCAGCAGCCTCAAGTTGAGACTGGTTCGTATACAATTTTACAATACGCATGATTCAATTACAACAGTTTTCACTGGGATCCTGGTGTACTTCGATTAAATTGGCCTTACGCTCTACATATGTTTAATCATGTTCACAATCGGAATAGTGTAAAGATTTAAGTGACTTGGCCAAGCAGGCGGGGGGCTGGTTTAACAGGTGATCAGTCTTTAGAATGTCACTAGACCTCCCTCAGTAACGCATGGCTGTATCTACCAACATATGTTGCTTGGATGGATATTCTTAACTCAGACCACCCAGGTCAGGTCTGGACTAGACCATtctacaattatttatttaagatTTAAAGTTTTTGGATGTTAATTTTGTGCATCTAACTACATATGGTTACATACATATCACTTGGAAATCATAAACACAATAGTTAACCAGGATCCCATCTTTGTTTACACACTTGGTGATGTGTGGTGGTTTTGTTCTGACAGCTAGGTTTGCTACATAATGCATGCACGTTTTTGGATTTTAGGGACTAATATGGCATGGTTTGTATTTAACTGGTTTATAACCTATATTATGGGCGTTTAACTATTGTATTTGTCACGATATTAATACTCTTATATTAACAGTGTTTTATGTGAGCTTGTCAACATAACtttcaattaaaataaaaaaaagaatttaaGTCATTAAGGCACTGAATGGTAATTGGAGGTTGCTACATGTCCAGTCAATGAAGAATTTTAATTATGGGTGGGATATATTTAGCTGGTAATGGCagaaattatgtttttatttttataagtcATAATCAAATGGTTCTAGCATTAAAAATAATTCTCAAACTTTTTTCTAATGATAAATTGTCAATAAAACAGTTTAACGTTTAAATTCATTGCTATAATTATACCTCCTAATTCAATACATTGCCTTTTTCAACGGATGTCAATGTTTTGACATTTCTAGGGGAATTCTTTTTTGCTTTTTGATTAGTTCCAATGCGTGTGTTAACAACTTGAAACCGGGCCACAAAGACATCTTGAATCCACTTCATTTGTACACTGCATGGGTTTTGGGACCACACTTGCGTCTACACCCCACTTTTAATACACGGTGAGAAACTGGTTATGCATTCTTCAGCATCCTCACATCCACGATAAGTTGAGCACAATCCCAATGTGTTTGTAAATAACATGTTTGAATGTGCAAGCAAAATGGCTCCTCACACTACTGTGACCGCCCTGTCCCGGGCatcctcctgttcctccctcctctatatCAGCGGCAGTGGAGTTCAATACCTCTGCTCTCCCTGAGAAGGCCGTTCCTGTAGGAAACGAGGCACCCCAGCTGCAGAGTTCTGTGCCTTTAGAAGCTTCTGTTCCTAAAAAGATGTCTGAGGATGTTTCTGAGGCCTTTGATCAGTTTAACGGTGCTGACGCAGTCGAAGTGGCCAAAGATCAGGTTGTAGTGCCTGCTGTTGAGGTAGCCCCTGTTGTACAGCAAGAGACGCCTGCCAACCCTTCAGAGGCTGCTGCTGAACTGCCACCGACTGATGACCCTGTCCCCCTGGCTGAAGCTTCCCCTTCTGCttcaggagaagaagaaaaaggagcCATTACTGATGAGATAGTTGACACTCAGGAGACCGCTACAGTGGTAGGCAGTGAGGAGACCGCTACAGTGGTAGGCAGTGAGGAGACCGCTACAGTGGTAGGCAGTGAGGTGACCGCTACAGTGGTAGGCAGTGAGGAGACCGCTACAGTGGTAGGCAGTGAGGAGACCGCTACAGTGGTAGGCAGTGAGGAGACAGCTGTAGCAAGTCAGGAGACAGCTGTAGCTGTCACAACTGAGAGTGAAGCTCTAGAGTTTACTGATGAAATTCTGGCTGAAGTGAAGTGTGCAGCTGAAGTGGTTCCAGTGGATGCTAAACTGTCACCTTCCAAAGACCCAGTTGTAGACAGTGAAGCTGGGAACTCTAGTGTTGCTATCAAATCTACCGATGTGGAAGTTGACAGCCGGAAAACTGCTACACAGGACCCCGGAGTAGTGTTCGGTGCTAAGAATGTAGATCTAGCCTCTCAAAAGGAGAACCCAGTTGAGAGAGAACCCTTTGCAGTCAACAATAAGGGCATCCAGTCGAAGCAGTCTAATAATGCAGGCGCATCCCATTCCACCCGACAACTGTCAGGTGGGTTAACATGCATAATATTCTTATCCACACACCTTAACCCTTAAAATCCTATGGAAAAGGCAATATGCTTGGGTTCAAATCTGGTTGAGATTTTAAAAGGGTTGTAAAAGGTTGGTTGTCATTTGGTTGCAGATAAAAGCCTCTTGGTGAAATATTAATTGAAGCAGGCCAGtccaacaaaataataaaaaattgaacTTGAATGAAGCCACTTAGACTAAAATAAATGACATCAGCAGTTGCTCTGAACTAAAGTTATAAAAGAAATATAATTTTAAGAAACTCTAATTGCATGTCCGTTAAGCCATGTCCTGTAGTTTGCTATGCAGTGACACTAAAGTGTATACACACAGTAGGGCTTGGTTTGTTGGTTGATCAGTGCATCTTCATCTTGAGTGTGTACTGGAGCATTGCGTGAACAGGGTGTGCATTTTGATTGAGTGTGACCGTGTGAAGGGATTATGCCTTGCCCTTTGATTATACAACCCGCATGATAGCATTTACCCCCCAAATCACTTTTCAAGAATAAATTTGTTCTATCTAGCAACACCTCCTGCCCAAGCTGCCACCCAGAAACCCAAGGCTGCTGGTGGCAATGTTAAGGCCAAAGGCAAAGATGCCAAGAGTGGGTCGAGTGCCACTGCCCCAAAGGCTGTCCCTGGCAGAAGAAAACGATCCTCAATGTCTGCCTCTTCTGCATCTCCTACTTCCCCAAAGAATACACCTTCCTCAACCCCACGCTCCCCCGTAGCATCTCCTCTAGCCTCTTCTATTGATTCATCTAAAACCCCAAAGGTTGTTAAGGCTGGTAAACAAGGAAAACCTAAAAAAGGGGAAGCCTTTGGGTCGCCTTCAGTCCCTGCACCTGTGGAATCTAAGGCAGCTCCTGCAGAGATGAAGCCAGTAGACCCTAAGCCAGACTCGGTTGAAGTGAAGGCTAAACCTACTCTTGCTCATCCTCAAACGGCCTCACCAAGCCTCACCAAGCCTGCTTCCGCCCCTGTTGCCTTTAAGGTGACCTCAAAGCCTGCAGCATCAGCCCCAGTTTCATTTTCAGATACTCTTGAGTCCGGCACCTCCAAAGCACTAGTTGAAAATAAAACCGCCCTACCTCAAGCAGCCCCGGTTACTCCAGTAACTGATGAGGATCTCCCACCCCTCATCCCACCAGAAAAGCCAGTCAGTATGCCAGCTCTTCCTCTAGAAACCGTGAAACCAACACCCAAGGCGGAGGCTGTGACACCTTTACCCAAGGCAGAAGCTGCCAAGCCAGCACCCAAGTTGGAGGCACCCATAGTAAAGGCTACCATGGTGGAGGCCCCCAAGGTAGAGGCTGCCATTCCGGCACTCAAGGTAGAGGCTGCTAAGGTAGAGGCTGCTAAGGTGGAGGCTGCCAAGGTGGAGGCTGCCAAGGTGGAGGCTGCCAAGGTGGAGGCTGCCATGGTGGAGGCTGCCAAGGTGGAGGCTGCCAAGGTGGAGGCTGCCAAGGCTGAGGCTGCCAAGGCTGAGGCTGCCAAGGCGGAGGCTGCCAAGGCGGAGGCTGCCAAGGCGGAGGCTGCCAAGGCGGAGGCTGCCAAGGCGGAGGCTGCCAAGGCGGAGGCTGCCAAGGCGGAGGCTGCCAAGGCGGAGGCTGCCAAGGCGGAGGCTGCCAAGGCGGAGGCTGCCAAGGTGGAGGCTGCCAAGGTGGAGGCTGCCAAGGTAGAGGCTGCCAAGGTGGAGGCTGCCAAGGTGGAGGCTGCCAAGGTGGAGGCTGCCAAGGTGGAGGCTGCCAAGGTGGAGGCAGCCAAGGTGGAGGCAGCCAAGGTAGAGGCAGCCAAGGTAGAGGCAGCCAAGGTAGAGGCAGCCAAGGTAGAGGCCGCCAAGGTGGAGGCCGCCAAGGTGGAGGCCGCCAAGGTGGAGGACGCCAAGGTGGAGGCTGCCAAGGTAGAGGCTAGAAAGGTGGAGGTACCTGAGGTAGAGGCTGCCAAGGTGGCGGATGTCAAGCCAGCTCCAAAGGTAGAGGCACCCAAGGTGGAGGATGCCAAGCCAGCTCCAAAGGTAGAGGCACCCAAGGTGGAGGATGCCAAGCCAGCTCCAAAGGTAGAGGCTGCCAAGGTGGAGGATGCCAAGCCAGCGCCCAAGGTAGAGGCTCCCAAGGTGGAGGATGCCAAGCCAGCGCCCAAGGTAGAGGCTCCCAAGGTGGAGGATGCCAAGCCAGCGCCCAAGGTAGAGGCTCCCAAGGTGGAGGATAACAAGCCAGCGCCCAAGGTAGAGGCTCCCAAGGTGGAGGCACCCAAGGAGAAGAGTCCCATGCCCCGTAAACTTACGTTTGCTGAGGCTGTTGCAAAACCTGTTGTTAAACCTGAAATTGAGATTATCAGTCAACCCCCTTGTGAATCTGAATCAACCCCAAAATCTGCCCCTTCAACTGCTAAAACCTCAGCCAAGGCGGTGCCTGTGATGAAGAACGACAAGGGTATTTCTGCTTCATCCTGTCCGTCCAATTTATTTGTGGTTGCCTTTTGTAATGGTACAATCTTGATTAGTGGTGGATATATACAAAtgtatcttaaaaacaaaaatatttgcTCTTGCATTTACCACTGGCCTGTTTCAAAGATAACCTTGTTAGGACCAAACACCTTTTGCaattttataattatatataaaaggAACATTCACTGTTCCGCAGTGAAGGTCGCTCCTGTATGGGCAGGTATGGTTCTGTTTTAAGGGTCCTTGTTTGTCCTATTTCGTGCCAGAAAAAGGTGATGTCAGGGTGGTTGGGGATATAACATGACCACTCATGTAAAAGTGCctacatttaaacaaaaaataagaatatgtGATTACATATCACATCTCTTAATCCCATTATTTTAATAGTAATTGTTAGGACAATCATGCAATTGGGATAATGTGAATCCTTTTTCTTTATTAAAGCAAGTTTATTAATTGATGTATATGTGGTGTTATAGGATCTGGCACAGAGTCCGACAGTGATGAGTCGGTACCTGACTTGGAGGAACAGGACtctgcacagacacagacgcagcaGGCCCAGGTAAGAGCCGTGTTCAATTCATCACAATTACCGAATAAATTAGTTTGTGATTGACTCTTCTGTGATGAATGACACAGTGACTTTCGTTCTTCTGAGTTTACTGAAGCCAACCTCTGTTCTTAGAAGAGAAACGTAGATTAATGTAATTTGTTAATTCAATTGAAAAAAGGTCCTTCATAGACTGATTGAATGTCTTCCAACAGCTTGCAGCTGCTGCCGAAATTGACGAAGAACCAGTCAGCAAAGCCAAACAGAGCCGCAGTGAAAAGAAAGCACGAAAGGTAGGCTAACTTTTGTGTGGCTCCTCAGTTATTCTTTTAAGACCGTTTCTATGACACTTGTCTATCCTGTATGTTTGAATGAATTTATAACAAATGTTGTTTCTGCAGGCAATGTCAAAGCTTGGTCTGAGGCAGGTAACTGGTGTCACCAGAGTGACCATTCGCAAGTCCAAGAACATCTTGTTTGTCATTACCAAACCAGACGTTTACAAGAGTCCTGCATCAGACACCTACATCGTCTTCGGTGAAGCTAAGGTATTTAACCATCAGTCTCTATTCTTGTGTAACCATTCCTTTTGTAAACAATATTATAGTGCCCTATGAATCAGTGTGGATAAACGTGAAGCCAATATTTTATTGCTGAAGGATGAGATATTGATATTCGTGTTCCTCTTCAATAGATTGAGGATCTCTCTCAACAAGCTCAGCTGGCCGCTGCTGAAAAGTTCAAGGTACAGGGAGAAGCTGTTTCAAACATCCAGGAGAACACACAGACGCCAACAGTACAGGAGGAgagtgaagaggaagaggtaaaAATATTGTCAAAAGACAATGATTTGGATGCTAGAGTATGGCATATTACCTGTTTACTAAACTATGTATTTTGTTAAGGTTGACGAGACTGGCGTGGAGGTCAAGGACATTGAACTTGTCATGTCGCAAGCCAACGTCTCTCGGGCTAAGGCTGTACGGGccctgaaaaacaacaacaacgacattgTCAATGCTATTATGGTATGATATCCAAACACTTCAAATGTTGTATTCAGAGTTCCCTTTGTATGATGATTGATACAGTGACTTTCGTTCTTCTGAGTTTACTGAAGCCATATTCTGTTCTGAAAAATGGAACAATTCTCTTTGCTTGGCTATTAAATATTTTTGCACTTATCCTAACACATCTTTTTGTCTTTGCAGGAGTTGACAATGTAATCGGAACGCTCGGGGCAAAGTGGTCAATAAAGGTTGCTGATTTACTCTACACTTGTTTGTACAATTTATACCCAAGATGGAAATAAAGTTGTGGCTTGATAAAATGAAACTGCTGTCTGTGgtcttgataaaaaaaaaaaacagggaacATTTGAAATGCTTGTGATTAAGAAGGATCTTAATAATTTTGCTGATATTACATTATTTACACAATAAATGAATTGAATAACTAACTAATGGCATACAGAGGGATATTTGGGATGAGATCCAATTTCTAAATAACATATGAATACAGTATTTGAAACCAGATATAAAATGTAGTTATTTGTATTAAGATTAGACAGTAATCTCAAAGCTGATATTGAGTCTGGTAGTTCACTAGGATATACATACAGGCAAATCAATTTACTTGGATATAAATATACCGGTTTCACGCCTGAAGTGGTAACTACGCTTAAAAGGCGGCTTGGAAATAAAGCCATGTGCTTCCTACATTTGACCAGCAGCTGTCGGTGAAGGCTCTAGTCGAGAGTCGTACTTGAGGATAGGTTATTCTAGAAACCTCTGGTACCCGGAAGCTGCGTCAGTATCGTCATTCTCGTCAGGCGATAGGCTACAGATTTCGGAGTCCAGTCATTGGAGCCGTTGCCGTGTGAacacattgttaattttgctttTATAGCATTGCTGTCAAAATAATACCAGCTACTCCGTGAAGACTATCGACGCTAGGACAACATGTAAGTTTTGCACATGTAACCAGTATATGCCCACAGACTGGCCGTTTGCGGCGGCCATGTAGTAGAAGTAGGATCCAGCTAACATCCATTCAACAACATGCTCTGTCGAAGGCGGGATGTTTGGCCTTACTCCGAGTTGTAACAAGCGCTAGACTCGGGTTTTGGCTTTAGCCGTCGCTACAGTGCACACAAGGGCTTCATCACTAACTTTTATAGAAATAATGTTTGGCTTTATGTGCTATTCGAGATGTCTTGTCCAAATGGCACGAGTCATGTGCACCGCATGGCTTAAACGCTAGCTAAGTGGCGCTAACGTAGTGCTGCTAGCGTCGTTAGCCTTGGATAGCTTTGGGTTAAGCTTCTTTCATTCGAAATTATATTGCAATATTTTaagattcctttttttttttaaatgctcaCTGCTATTTGTGTGCTCAAATAATTTGCGTTTGCAGATAATACGATCAAGTGGATTCATTGGCTTACACGGTCCACGATGTAATGATTCAGTATAAATTAGATTAGTTGGTCAGTATTAGTCTACGTTTCGCTGTACTGCTTTACTGTTCATTCCTTAGATTTGAACGTCATGTAATTGCTCTTTTTGGTGGTCATTATTTGACAAGTGTGTTTCGTGACTAGATCTTAAGCTATTCTATGTGCACTAGGCCTGTGTGCGGTCTGTGATCATGCCACAAGGCTGAACAATTGGCACAATGATGTGAGGTCTTACAATTCATTTTATCTCATGAAATATTAGAAAATATTAACTAATTTGTAAGGGTAATTAATTTGGTTATATTTTGACTCTTTTACATCGAGTCATGACATTCGATCACTCTGGTAACTAGATGCTCAATGGCAACCTGATACATATGCCTTTTGATGCTAATCAGTTATATGGAGACTAGCCCTAATACATGTTGCAGTTGGGTTTACAAGTATCATTCATCTTTTAGTTACTTCTAAATTTGACCTTTTCCTATATGCTGATTATTCCAGTATTATTCCCTCATCAAAGCTTGTAACTGGTATAAATGTATAGATATTATGTATACAGCATTGTATATCCAAGTTACCTCTTTTGAAGGCTGATTTGAGTGATTCTCTTTTTAAAGGATTCCAGCATCTGCAAAGTGGTACGACAGACGGGATGCTGTTTACATAGAGTTCTGCGTGGCAGACAGCAAGGATGTCAAGGTCAACTTTGATAAAACAAAGTTTGGATTTACGTGAGTTCTAATACAATGAAAAATTGAGCTttctacattttatttgtttgaacGGACATAATGTatgccttttttcttttcttattttcAGTTGTATCGGAGGAACTGACAATGTCAAACATGAAAATGAAGTTGACCTCTTCGAAGCCATTGATCAAAGTGTAAGTTATTACGTTCGGTTCACTCTAAGACTAAGGGAATGAATACTGTCCAATAATTATTTTTTCTGCCTAACAAACCATTAAACCCAGTCCATTACACTTCCTATTCATATTCAACACATACAGAAACCTATCCCTATCCAATTTCCGaacatgtataaaaaaaatctgcCATTCATAATTGTGGTTGACTCTTCTGTGATGATTGACACAGTGACTTTCGTTCTTCTGAGTTTACTGAAGCCAACCTCTGTTCTGAGAAGAGCAACatataaagtttttttttttttctttgcaagAAATGAGCTGGTGGGCTCGGGCTGTTGCTGTCATTTTGTAAAAGTAGATCATTGTACATTtcaaatataattatatatttcttCTGCCTGTAACAGGAATCCAAACAGAAACGCACAGACCGCTCAGTGTTGTGCTGTTTACGGAAAGCGGAGCCAGGGAAGGCATGGCCCAGGCTAACAAAAGAGAAAGCTAAGGTCAGCACTACATCATTCGTACTTGATTTCCCCTCCCAATTCTACTGGTAACATGCTAAAATAAAcctcaatgtttttttcaacagcTCACTTGGCTCAGCGTTGATTTCAACAACTGGAAAGACTGGGAGGATGACTCCGATGAGGAGATGGGCAACTTTGACCAATTCTCAGATGTAAGCTAAGAAATCTCATTTCAAAGATATCATGTAGTACAAGTATATGATATCCAATGAAAGCGTACTTCCTTAAGGTTCTAGGGGACAGTCTTTTGGAACTAGGAAACCCAGATAGGGAGATGTCTACAAATTGCAGACAAAACTTTTTGCCTTAACATTATTGCAGGAAAGAAAATGGGTATGCTTGCATGCTATTCGTTATGTTATGCCATTGTATGATGCCGTGTAATTAAATAAGTCTGCAGCAGAGCCCTAATGGATTCAGTAATGATTCTAAAACCTTGGCTGCTGGAGGGGGCCACGGCAATGTTTCCCCATTGGCCAGTCATTCATTAATATTTTGGTTTTCTTTGCGGCTGTTAACATCTTGTGCACCAGCTTTTCTTAAACAATTCTTTTTCTGCCAAAAAAAACCATTAAACCCAGTCAATTACACTTTCTATTCATATTCAACGCATGCAGAATCCTAGCCATGTCCTTCAAAtttctgaatatatatatatatataaaattgtTGACTCTTCTGTGATGATTGACACAGTGACTTTCGTTCTTCTGAGTTTACTGAAGCCAACCTCTGTTCTGAGAAGAGCAACAAATgaatgtcattttttttgtttaaaaagcATGAAATTAGTTGGTTGGCTACTTTtcaaataaaaccttttttttcaaaaaacaacTGTTAAACTAACTACACAACTGCTCAAGTCGTCTACATTATCCAGAACCGTCGATTTGttactttattttctttctttcagatGATGAACAACATGGGAGGTGAGGATGACCTACCTGATCTAGATGGAGCAGCAGAAG encodes:
- the naca gene encoding nascent polypeptide-associated complex subunit alpha isoform X3, translating into MPGEATETVPVTEQEMQQPQVETATPPAQAATQKPKAAGGNVKAKGKDAKSGSSATAPKAVPGRRKRSSMSASSASPTSPKNTPSSTPRSPVASPLASSIDSSKTPKVVKAGKQGKPKKGEAFGSPSVPAPVESKAAPAEMKPVDPKPDSVEVKAKPTLAHPQTASPSLTKPASAPVAFKVTSKPAASAPVSFSDTLESGTSKALVENKTALPQAAPVTPVTDEDLPPLIPPEKPVSMPALPLETVKPTPKAEAVTPLPKAEAAKPAPKLEAPIVKATMVEAPKVEAAIPALKVEAAKVEAAKVEAAKVEAAKVEAAKVEAAMVEAAKVEAAKAEAAKAEAAKAEAAKAEAAKAEAAKAEAAKAEAAKAEAAKAEAAKAEAAKVEAAKVEAAKVEAAKVEAAKVEAAKVEAAKVEAAKVEAAKVEAAKVEAAKVEAAKVEAAKVEAAKVEAAKVEAAKVEDAKVEAAKVEARKVEVPEVEAAKVADVKPAPKVEAPKVEDAKPAPKVEAPKVEDAKPAPKVEAAKVEDAKPAPKVEAPKVEDAKPAPKVEAPKVEDAKPAPKVEAPKVEDNKPAPKVEAPKVEAPKEKSPMPRKLTFAEAVAKPVVKPEIEIISQPPCESESTPKSAPSTAKTSAKAVPVMKNDKGSGTESDSDESVPDLEEQDSAQTQTQQAQLAAAAEIDEEPVSKAKQSRSEKKARKAMSKLGLRQVTGVTRVTIRKSKNILFVITKPDVYKSPASDTYIVFGEAKIEDLSQQAQLAAAEKFKVQGEAVSNIQENTQTPTVQEESEEEEVDETGVEVKDIELVMSQANVSRAKAVRALKNNNNDIVNAIMELTM
- the naca gene encoding nascent polypeptide-associated complex subunit alpha isoform X4, which encodes MPGEATETVPVTEQEMQQPQVETATPPAQAATQKPKAAGGNVKAKGKDAKSGSSATAPKAVPGRRKRSSMSASSASPTSPKNTPSSTPRSPVASPLASSIDSSKTPKVVKAGKQGKPKKGEAFGSPSVPAPVESKAAPAEMKPVDPKPDSVEVKAKPTLAHPQTASPSLTKPASAPVAFKVTSKPAASAPVSFSDTLESGTSKALVENKTALPQAAPVTPVTDEDLPPLIPPEKPVSMPALPLETVKPTPKAEAVTPLPKAEAAKPAPKLEAPIVKATMVEAPKVEAAIPALKVEAAKVEAAKVEAAKVEAAKVEAAKVEAAMVEAAKVEAAKAEAAKAEAAKAEAAKAEAAKAEAAKAEAAKAEAAKAEAAKAEAAKVEAAKVEAAKVEAAKVEAAKVEAAKVEAAKVEAAKVEAAKVEAAKVEAAKVEAAKVEAAKVEAAKVEAAKVEAAKVEDAKVEAAKVEARKVEVPEVEAAKVADVKPAPKVEAPKVEDAKPAPKVEAPKVEDAKPAPKVEAAKVEDAKPAPKVEAPKVEDAKPAPKVEAPKVEDAKPAPKVEAPKVEDNKPAPKVEAPKVEAPKEKSPMPRKLTFAEAVAKPVVKPEIEIISQPPCESESTPKSAPSTAKTSAKAVPVMKNDKGSGTESDSDESVPDLEEQDSAQTQTQQAQLAAAAEIDEEPVSKAKQSRSEKKARKAMSKLGLRQVTGVTRVTIRKSKNILFVITKPDVYKSPASDTYIVFGEAKIEDLSQQAQLAAAEKFKVQGEAVSNIQENTQTPTVQEESEEEEVDETGVEVKDIELVMSQANVSRAKAVRALKNNNNDIVNAIMELTM